The Mycolicibacterium boenickei genome has a segment encoding these proteins:
- the nhaA gene encoding Na+/H+ antiporter NhaA, whose amino-acid sequence MSDRRQPTSRRLLARGSWPEWQRVSELLRTETVGGALLLAAAGAALVWANSPWSGGYHRLSEFVVGPESLHLNLSLSAWAADGLLAIFFFVVGVELKREFVAGDLRDPARAALPIAAAVGGMVVPAAIFVGINLFSGHPENIDGWAVPIATDIAFALAVLAVVSTHLPAALRIFLLTLAVVDDLLAITVIAVFFTDHVALGPLAAALIPIGLYAVAVQRGARQWWILLPPAVLAWALVHASGVHATVAGVVLGFTVPVLGRHASAEHFEHLVRPLSAGFAVPVFAFFAAGVTVGGWSGFANALSHPVTIGVIAGLVLGKPIGVLGTTYLLARFTHASLDEDLAWRDVLGVAMLAGIGFTVSLLIGELAFGHASVADDDVKIAVVTGSVVAGLLASVVLVSRNAAYRRIHQLETVDADHDGVPDVYQPRQD is encoded by the coding sequence ATGAGCGATCGCCGTCAACCCACCAGCCGACGCCTGCTCGCGCGCGGGTCGTGGCCGGAGTGGCAGCGGGTGTCCGAGCTGCTGCGCACCGAGACGGTCGGCGGGGCATTGCTGTTGGCCGCCGCGGGTGCGGCGCTGGTCTGGGCCAATTCGCCGTGGTCCGGTGGCTATCACCGGCTCTCGGAGTTCGTCGTCGGCCCCGAGTCCCTGCATCTGAACCTCAGCCTGTCGGCCTGGGCGGCCGACGGACTGCTGGCGATCTTCTTCTTCGTCGTGGGCGTCGAGCTCAAGCGGGAATTCGTCGCGGGGGACCTGCGTGATCCGGCCCGTGCCGCGCTGCCCATCGCGGCGGCCGTGGGCGGCATGGTGGTGCCCGCGGCCATCTTCGTCGGCATCAACCTGTTCTCCGGCCATCCGGAGAACATCGACGGGTGGGCGGTGCCCATCGCCACGGACATCGCTTTCGCCCTGGCGGTACTGGCCGTGGTGTCCACCCATCTGCCCGCGGCGCTGCGGATTTTCCTGCTGACCCTGGCGGTGGTCGACGATCTGCTGGCGATCACGGTGATCGCCGTGTTCTTCACCGATCACGTGGCGCTCGGGCCGCTGGCGGCCGCCCTGATCCCGATCGGACTGTATGCGGTCGCGGTGCAGCGGGGGGCGCGTCAGTGGTGGATTCTGCTGCCACCGGCCGTGCTGGCCTGGGCGCTCGTGCACGCCAGTGGTGTGCACGCCACCGTGGCCGGCGTGGTGCTCGGATTCACCGTCCCGGTGTTGGGCCGCCACGCTTCGGCCGAGCACTTCGAACACCTGGTCCGGCCGCTTTCGGCGGGGTTCGCCGTGCCGGTGTTCGCGTTCTTCGCCGCCGGTGTGACGGTCGGCGGCTGGTCGGGCTTCGCCAACGCGTTGTCGCATCCGGTGACCATCGGGGTGATCGCCGGCCTGGTGCTCGGCAAACCCATCGGCGTGCTGGGCACCACGTATTTGCTGGCCCGCTTCACCCACGCCAGCCTGGACGAGGATCTCGCCTGGCGGGATGTGCTCGGTGTCGCGATGCTGGCCGGGATCGGGTTCACGGTGTCGCTGCTCATCGGTGAACTGGCCTTCGGACACGCCAGCGTGGCCGACGACGACGTGAAGATCGCGGTGGTCACCGGATCGGTGGTGGCGGGCCTGCTGGCGTCGGTGGTCCTGGTGTCGCGCAACGCCGCATATCGCCGGATCCACCAGCTCGAGACCGTCGATGCGGACCACGACGGTGTGCCCGATGTCTATCAGCCTCGGCAGGACTGA
- a CDS encoding GGDEF domain-containing protein yields MSPFDHYYARTALLAAQGKRHRMQRLVGVTIVGLSLIPLLLLVSPKGPHGALQYVAVAVSVGGLTLAQWWWRRQWPSRTQSWTVVAIGTACIAATCILLVDPVVGLMGSSSLSLITAYTAFLHSRRVLHLTWLASGAVVAFLGVRVAVTDVWLGVVGTLVAVLIILSTSALCRMAVELIEPDRVQHPGEIDPLTGLLNREAFDMHTATMLGSHSRHDDQYLVVVAVGIDDMALLSDMDGSHSTLHARVAVAQAIRETVRHKVPLAHVSDSEFLIADVFKTNDPSPLVNRIRMALTTTPMRLTASIGTACSQLRPLTELPTQQIVDALVALADTAMNQSRAQGGNRATYAHFPTPTIGPDAQE; encoded by the coding sequence TTGAGTCCATTCGATCACTACTACGCGCGTACCGCCCTGCTCGCTGCGCAGGGCAAGCGCCACCGGATGCAGCGCCTCGTCGGCGTGACCATCGTCGGGCTGAGCCTGATCCCGCTGCTGTTGCTGGTCAGCCCGAAGGGTCCGCACGGCGCCCTCCAATACGTGGCCGTGGCGGTCAGCGTCGGCGGCCTGACGCTGGCGCAATGGTGGTGGCGGCGACAGTGGCCCAGCCGCACCCAGTCGTGGACGGTGGTGGCCATCGGGACGGCCTGCATCGCGGCCACCTGCATCCTGCTGGTGGACCCGGTCGTCGGCCTCATGGGGTCCAGTTCGCTGAGCCTGATCACCGCCTACACGGCGTTCCTGCACAGCCGCCGGGTTCTGCACCTCACCTGGTTGGCCTCGGGTGCCGTGGTGGCCTTCCTCGGGGTGCGGGTGGCCGTCACCGACGTCTGGCTCGGTGTGGTCGGCACGCTGGTGGCGGTCCTGATCATCCTGAGCACCTCGGCGCTGTGCCGGATGGCCGTCGAGTTGATCGAACCCGACCGCGTCCAGCACCCGGGCGAGATCGACCCGCTGACCGGCCTGCTCAACCGCGAGGCGTTCGACATGCACACCGCCACGATGCTCGGGTCCCACAGCCGCCACGACGATCAGTACCTGGTGGTCGTGGCCGTCGGCATCGACGACATGGCGCTGCTCAGCGACATGGACGGCAGCCACAGCACCCTGCACGCCCGCGTGGCCGTGGCCCAGGCGATCCGCGAGACGGTGCGCCACAAGGTGCCCCTGGCCCACGTGTCCGACAGCGAGTTCCTGATCGCCGACGTGTTCAAGACCAACGATCCCTCGCCGCTGGTCAACCGGATCCGTATGGCACTGACCACCACGCCCATGCGCCTGACGGCCAGCATCGGCACGGCCTGCAGCCAGTTGCGCCCGCTCACCGAACTGCCCACCCAGCAGATCGTCGACGCGCTCGTGGCACTGGCCGACACCGCGATGAACCAGTCGCGGGCCCAGGGCGGCAACCGGGCCACCTACGCCCACTTCCCCACCCCGACGATCGGCCCCGACGCTCAGGAGTGA